The Zingiber officinale cultivar Zhangliang chromosome 10A, Zo_v1.1, whole genome shotgun sequence genome contains a region encoding:
- the LOC122026601 gene encoding organic cation/carnitine transporter 3-like, whose amino-acid sequence MTDSEPLLPINSDDIQNGDLKEPPVSFSSNDLDGSSGNLISQFIHLLFVALAWTFDAQLSFINIFSDADPAWHCTSGDSSGASSCFSASTPCNLPPGSWAWDFPAHASMISEWALECASPTVVGLPASAFFAGSLDGGILLATLSDSALGRKNMLLLSCLTMSLAGVLTALAPDVWTYSALRFLCGFGRSTVCTTALILVSETVSGRWRDKVSIIGFLFFTLGFLSLPAIAYVNLASSWRTLYLWTSVPCACYSVLLWFFINESPRWLSVQGANKIDADASKSRSNFSTFKIIWDRKWASQRLIASMIAGFGIGMVYTGMPLNAGNLGTDIYLSTALNAVAEVPSALAALVIVGVTDRRLSVLGFTAACGALNIACVFLETKAWRMAAEVASFFSVCTAFDVLLIYCVELFPTCVRGSAMSLIRLAIVLGGAIAPMLVAVGRRWSFVSFGVFGVVIAFCGLATVCLPETKGRSIRDTMEEEEEEEDCRK is encoded by the coding sequence ATGACCGACTCTGAGCCACTTCTTCCCATCAACTCCGACGATATCCAAAACGGAGATCTAAAAGAGCCGCCTGTGTCGTTCTCCTCTAATGACCTTGATGGCAGCAGCGGCAACCTCATTTCCCAGTTCATCCACTTGCTCTTCGTCGCCCTAGCGTGGACCTTCGACGCGCAGCTATCCTTCATCAACATCTTCTCCGATGCAGACCCTGCATGGCACTGCACCAGTGGGGATAGCAGCGGCGCCTCCTCCTGCTTTTCTGCGTCCACCCCTTGCAACCTCCCTCCCGGGTCGTGGGCCTGGGACTTCCCCGCGCACGCATCGATGATCTCCGAGTGGGCCCTCGAGTGCGCGAGTCCGACCGTCGTGGGCCTTCCCGCCTCTGCCTTCTTCGCCGGAAGCCTTGACGGGGGCATCCTACTCGCCACGCTCTCTGACTCTGCGCTCGGCCGCAAGAACATGCTTTTACTATCCTGCCTGACTATGTCACTCGCCGGCGTCCTCACAGCGCTCGCCCCCGACGTGTGGACCTATTCTGCGCTCAGATTCCTCTGCGGCTTTGGCAGGTCCACCGTCTGCACCACCGCACTAATCCTCGTTTCGGAGACCGTCTCCGGTCGGTGGCGCGACAAGGTCAGCATCATCGGTTTCTTGTTTTTCACTTTGGGCTTCCTGTCTTTGCCGGCGATTGCCTACGTCAACCTCGCGTCATCTTGGAGGACGCTCTACTTGTGGACCTCTGTTCCTTGCGCTTGCTACTCTGTTTTACTTTGGTTCTTCATCAACGAATCCCCGCGATGGCTCTCAGTGCAGGGCGCCAACAAAATCGATGCCGATGCGAGCAAGAGCAGGTCAAACTTCTCGACGTTCAAAATCATTTGGGATAGAAAATGGGCCTCCCAGCGGCTAATCGCGTCGATGATCGCCGGCTTCGGAATCGGCATGGTGTACACCGGCATGCCTCTGAACGCCGGCAACCTGGGGACGGACATCTATCTGAGCACCGCGCTCAACGCGGTGGCGGAGGTGCCCTCCGCGCTGGCCGCTTTGGTCATCGTCGGAGTAACTGACCGGCGGCTGTCGGTGCTAGGGTTCACTGCGGCGTGCGGGGCATTGAACATCGCGTGCGTGTTCTTGGAGACGAAGGCGTGGCGGATGGCCGCGGAGGTGGCGTCCTTCTTCAGCGTGTGCACGGCGTTCGACGTGCTGCTGATCTACTGCGTGGAGCTGTTCCCAACGTGCGTGAGGGGGTCGGCGATGTCGTTGATCAGGCTGGCGATCGTCCTCGGCGGTGCGATCGCGCCAATGCTGGTGGCGGTGGGGAGGAGGTGGAGCTTCGTGTCGTTCGGCGTGTTCGGGGTGGTGATCGCGTTCTGTGGGCTGGCGACGGTTTGCTTGCCGGAGACGAAGGGAAGAAGCATCCGGGACAccatggaggaggaggaggaggaagaagattgcaGAAAATAA